Proteins encoded by one window of Hylaeus volcanicus isolate JK05 chromosome 7, UHH_iyHylVolc1.0_haploid, whole genome shotgun sequence:
- the LOC128879668 gene encoding microprocessor complex subunit DGCR8, whose product MDTDKEALEETPESSMNSQIEMDLDDHQNATSMNAKSLENIFEMEGMSELNTDNDNGMSDRSHCGHAMEEETASADDTSVYNSLTTEDCIMESTTDCIVVTDDLRQFDVLDDLERHQDQNCSDMDSDTNESMDSDVPDEEIEAMLEEGLPEEFKGKRKDKKDSVPYEEKEKLVLDEIGHNHFDVLPEGWVQVTHNSGMPLYLHKQSRVCTLAKPYFLGPGSVRKHEVPVSAIPCLQYKRALHEEEEERKKEKERDSNAEVCNLPSAKIETIQENRAAHSLDSEQLRDYCQSLFRFKAIKVMRFQSWSARRKFTKNKKHRKQLERPTLPDGTKLITFPVSSSSLTGSSSGTTGDDGGGQRPPKHWIMNPSGKSYVCILHEYVQHALKKQPTYKFKELENAATPYSAVVCINDMEYGSGFGSSKKQAKANAARKTLEILIPQMRDKISGDNSGNAASGNNSRMIKASRTNSDADLSFFDEISINDPRVAEFCAKTTEPSPHAILITCLQRNYGLGDMHINYSVTTLKHQRNEFTMRVGKHEATVVCRNKKDGKQRAAQAILQLMHPHIQSWGSLLRLYGSRSVKSFKEKKQLEQEITLLQGKAAVNQPNHAILSKLRQEMRKLAEQRQAIQPIGKFIPLDLPTGSAANLNNVDL is encoded by the exons ATGGACACGGATAAAGAAGCTCTAGAAGAAACACCTGAGTCAAGTATGAATTCTCAGATCGAGATGGATTTGGACGATCATCAGAATGCAACTTCAATGAATGCAAAATCCCTCGAGAATATATTCGAAATGGAGGGCATGTCAGAATTAAATACCGATAACGATAACGGAATGTCTGATAGAAGTCATTGCGGACACGCAATGGAAGAAGAAACTGCATCTGCCGATGATACGAGCGTATATAATAGTTTAACAACTGAAGATTGCATTATGGAGTCCACCACAGATTGTATAGTAGTTACAGATGATTTAAGACAATTTGACGTTTTGGATGATTTAGAACGACATCAGGATCAAAACTGCTCCGATATGGACTCAGACACGAATGAAAGTATGGATTCCGATGTACCCGACGAAGAAATTGAAGCTATGCTAGAAGAAG GTTTACCGGAAGAATTTAAAGGCAAAAGAAAAGACAAGAAAGATAGCGTACCGtacgaagagaaagaaaagctTGTCTTAGACg AAATCGGCCACAATCATTTCGATGTGCTTCCCGAAGGTTGGGTGCAAGTTACGCATAACAGCGGAATGCCTttgtatttacataaacaaagTAGGGTTTGTACTCTCGCGAAACCATATTTCCTTGGACCTGGCAGTGTACGAAAGCACGAAGTGCCTGTTAGCGCGATACCTTGTCTTCAGTATAAAAGAGCTTTACacgaagaggaggaagaaaggaaaaaagaaaaggagcgCGATTCGAATGCGGAAGTTTGCAATCTGCCTAGcgcaaaaattgaaacgattcAAGAGAACCGAGCGGCTCATTCGTTGGACAGTGAGCAATTGAGGGATTATTGCCAATCGCTCTTTCGTTTTAAAGCGATCAAAGTGATGAGGTTCCA ATCATGGTCAGCGAGAAggaaattcacgaaaaacaaGAAACATCGTAAGCAACTCGAACGGCCAACGTTGCCCGATGGAACGAAGCTAATAACATTTCCAGTTAGTAGTTCTAGTCTAACAGGAAGCAGTAGCGGTACTACAGGAGATGACGGTGGTGGACAAAGGCCACCGAAACATTGGATAATGAACCCCTCGGGCAAAAGTTATGTTTGTATACTTCACGAATATGTACAGCATGCGCTTAAGAAGCAACCGACTTATAAGTTTAAAGAATTAG AAAATGCTGCGACACCATACTCTGCCGTCGTTTGTATCAACGATATGGAATATGGAAGCGGTTTTGGTAGCAGTAAGAAACAAGCAAAAGCCAATGCTGCTCGGAAGACCCTTGAAATCTTGATACCCCAAATGAGGGATAAAATTTCAGGTGACAACAGTGGAAACGCCGCTTCTGGCAATAACAGTAGAATGATTAAGGCATCTAGAACAAATTCGGACGCGGATCTGTCAttcttcgatgaaatatcTATAAACGATCCACGAGTCGCAGAATTTTGCGCGAAAACAACTGAACCATCGCCGCACGCTATTTTAATCACTTGCCTCCAACGAAATTACGGACTGGGCGATATGCACATTAATTATTCCGTAACCACGTTGAAGCATCAACGTAATGAATTCACAATGCGCGTTGGAAAACACGAGGCTACCGTT GTATGTCGTAACAAAAAAGATGGCAAACAACGTGCCGCGCAAGCTATCCTGCAGCTCATGCATCCTCACATTCAATCTTGGGGTTCCTTGTTAAGGTTGTACGGATCTCGAAGCGTAAAATCattcaaagaaaagaaacaactgGAGCAAGAGATCACGCTGTTACAAGGTAAAGCCGCGGTTAATCAACCAAATCACGCTATTTTAAGTAAACTCAGGCAAGAAATGCGTAAATTGGCCGAACAACGACAGGCGATACAACCTATCGGTAAGTTTATACCATTAGACTTGCCGACGGGATCTGCAGCTAATCTGAATAACGTAGACTTATAG
- the LOC128879292 gene encoding protein phtf isoform X2, which yields MKLNELVYWYQKKIGTYDKQQWEKTVEQHILGGFTHVPMRTAKLKTEYIDVDLVRGSSFPKAKPKHGLSIVACLALQRLLFLPLYRKWWMQQTSLKIFTLFLLLYSLQMVNMCIYFYQMAKDKESDIVSTSEVLIPTIMMLVLCIVHSHIVSTHTGPSISDGQSKQRIVRRSRHARCRLGKSRTRQNLRLHEDSKSSQDTASEKASTVNGEVLTSVRFAKKVVIENSLTASRSQEFVTAQAPCDNELISSSVSNPLPINEASTSHTPSIQNTKNVHLDDDGFESLNGNVSSDNDKGIARATTEKSKQKRDVLHKNNEDCNLRLEGSTTQQILLQPKFSALELSKTEDISSKSDGETSNKVDKDHSPVAIGPRKSRQQCESEEEGECEETATHHLTEATTSATEWMGVTTNSDDCSYSSELEESDLHSETNKNYGEFVEHPFSWEFELPPSIMLSSSCASYDRAELSVLDISSAIIARVESMPESMNYFYGGLILSVVLALIPSIKRLNDHVGMDNSSNITSSFIPNDLTYVNLETYSDIICKVIGLAFGTTLWERIVVLISAFERLMLSCLLFFLLAVAERTYKQRLLYAKLFSHLTSSRRARKSDLPHFRLNKVRNIKLWLSVRSYLKRRGPQRSVDVIVSAVFIVTLLLLSFVSLELIKDLESLHSRYNVEALFWSFSLGIFILRFMTLGTKINKKYRNLSVLITEQINLYLQIEQKPHKKEELMVANNVLKLAADLIKELESPFKISGLSANPYLYTITKVVLLSALSGVLSELLGFKLKLHKIKIK from the exons atgaaattaaacgagcTTGTTTACTG GtatcagaaaaaaattggTACTTACGACAAGCAACAATGGGAGAAAACTGTAGAACAGCACATTCTTGGAGGCTTTACACATGTTCCAATGAGAACtgcaaaattgaaaacagaATATATAGATGTGGATCTTGTTCGAG GTTCTTCATTTCCAAAGGCCAAGCCAAAGCATGGACTGTCTATAGTAGCTTGCTTGGCGCTTCAGCGGTTATTATTTCTCCCTTTATATAGGAAATGGTGGATGCAACAGACTAGTctaaaaatttttacattatttttgttactctATAGTTTGCAAATGGTCAATATGTGCATATACTTTTACCAGATGGCCAAGGATAAAGAAAGTGAT atTGTGTCAACGTCTGAAGTATTAATACCTACTATTATGATGCTAGTATTATGCATTGTTCATTCCCACATTGTATCTACTCATACAGGACCATCGATATCTGATGGACAAAGTAAACAAAGAATAGTGAGACGATCGCGGCATGCTAGGTGTCGATTGGGAAAATCAAGGACAAGACAAAACTtac gTTTGCATGAAGATTCCAAATCGTCTCAAGATACCGCTTCTGAGAAAGCTAGTACAGTAAATGGTGAAGTCTTAACTTCTGTGCGGTTTGCTAAAAAAGTTGTAATTGAAAACTCTTTGACTGCTAGTCGATCTCAA GAATTTGTGACTGCTCAAGCACCCTGTGATAACGAACTAATAAGTTCATCTGTGAGTAATCCTCTTCCAATAAATGAAGCTTCAACTAGTCATACTCCATCAA ttcaaaatacaaaaaatgtacacCTAGATGATGATGGATTCGAaagtttaaatggaaatgtatCGAGCGATAATGATAAAGGTATCGCGCGAGCAACAACGGAGAAGTCTAAACAAAAGAGAGatgtattacataaaaataacgaagacTGTAATCTTCGATTAGAAGGCTCTACTactcaacaaattttattacagcCTAAATTTTCAG CCCTTGAGTTATCAAAAACTGAAGATATTTCTTCAAAGAGCGATGGGGAAACTTCTAATAAAGTG GATAAGGATCACAGTCCCGTAGCAATCGGTCCAAGAAAATCCCGACAACAATGCGAAAGTGAGGAGGAAGGAGAATGCGAGGAAACTGCCACGCATCATTTAACAGAGGCTACGACATCTGCTACTGAGTGGATGGGAGTAACTACAAACAGTGATGATTGTAGTTACAG TTCAGAACTTGAGGAATCCGATTTGCATAGCGAGactaacaaaaattatggGGAGTTCGTGGAGCATCCCTTTTCTTGGGAATTTGAATTACCGCCCTCCATAATGCTTAGTTCTAGTTGCGCTTCGTATGATCGTG CTGAACTATCCGTATTGGACATTAGTTCAGCGATTATCGCCAGAGTAGAGTCAATGCCTGAgagtatgaattatttttacggtGGCCTAATCCTTAGCGTAGTGTTAGCGCTAATACCATCCATTAAACGATTGAACGATCACGTTGGAATGGACAATAGCAGTAATATAACCAGTTCCTTCATACCAAACGACTTAACTTACGTCAATTTGGAAACTTACAGTGATATCATATGTAAAGTGATAGGTTTGGCATTTGGAACGACGCTTTG GGAACGTATAGTAGTGCTTATATCGGCATTCGAGAGGCTAATGTTgtcttgtttattattttttttattagcggTCGCAGAACGTACTTACAAGCAACGACTCTTGTACGCTAAGTTGTTCTCGCATCTGACGTCGTCGAGACGCGCAAGAAAATCAGATTTGCCGCACTTTCGATTGAACAAAGTGCGAAACATAAAGTTGTGGTTGAGCGTTAGATCTTATTTGAAA AGAAGAGGGCCACAACGTTCCGTAGACGTAATAGTATCAGCAGTATTCATCGTTACGTTGTTACTGTTGTCATTTGTGAGCTTAGAGTTAATTAAG GATCTTGAAAGTTTACATTCCCGGTATAACGTTGAAGCGCTGTTTTGGAGCTTCTCCCTtggtatatttatattgcGTTTTATGACGCTGggtactaaaattaataaaaaatatagaaatctCTCAGTCTTGATAACCGAGCAG attaatttatatttacaaatagaaCAAAAACCGCATAAAAAGGAAGAGCTTATGGTAGCGAATAATGTACTCAAATTAGCAGCAGACTTGATAAAG GAACTTGAAAGTCCATTTAAAATATCTGGTTTATCTGCTAATCCCTACTTGTATACAATTACAAAAGTGGTATTACTATCTGCACTTTCAGGGGTGCTTTCAGAACTGCTTGGATTCAAGCTTAAGTTAcataagataaaaataaaataa
- the LOC128879292 gene encoding protein phtf isoform X1, with protein MKLNELVYWYQKKIGTYDKQQWEKTVEQHILGGFTHVPMRTAKLKTEYIDVDLVRGSSFPKAKPKHGLSIVACLALQRLLFLPLYRKWWMQQTSLKIFTLFLLLYSLQMVNMCIYFYQMAKDKESDIVSTSEVLIPTIMMLVLCIVHSHIVSTHTGPSISDGQSKQRIVRRSRHARCRLGKSRTRQNLRLHEDSKSSQDTASEKASTVNGEVLTSVRFAKKVVIENSLTASRSQEFVTAQAPCDNELISSSVSNPLPINEASTSHTPSIQNTKNVHLDDDGFESLNGNVSSDNDKGIARATTEKSKQKRDVLHKNNEDCNLRLEGSTTQQILLQPKFSALELSKTEDISSKSDGETSNKVDKDHSPVAIGPRKSRQQCESEEEGECEETATHHLTEATTSATEWMGVTTNSDDCSYSSELEESDLHSETNKNYGEFVEHPFSWEFELPPSIMLSSSCASYDRVSCAIWTRRDIKKAELSVLDISSAIIARVESMPESMNYFYGGLILSVVLALIPSIKRLNDHVGMDNSSNITSSFIPNDLTYVNLETYSDIICKVIGLAFGTTLWERIVVLISAFERLMLSCLLFFLLAVAERTYKQRLLYAKLFSHLTSSRRARKSDLPHFRLNKVRNIKLWLSVRSYLKRRGPQRSVDVIVSAVFIVTLLLLSFVSLELIKDLESLHSRYNVEALFWSFSLGIFILRFMTLGTKINKKYRNLSVLITEQINLYLQIEQKPHKKEELMVANNVLKLAADLIKELESPFKISGLSANPYLYTITKVVLLSALSGVLSELLGFKLKLHKIKIK; from the exons atgaaattaaacgagcTTGTTTACTG GtatcagaaaaaaattggTACTTACGACAAGCAACAATGGGAGAAAACTGTAGAACAGCACATTCTTGGAGGCTTTACACATGTTCCAATGAGAACtgcaaaattgaaaacagaATATATAGATGTGGATCTTGTTCGAG GTTCTTCATTTCCAAAGGCCAAGCCAAAGCATGGACTGTCTATAGTAGCTTGCTTGGCGCTTCAGCGGTTATTATTTCTCCCTTTATATAGGAAATGGTGGATGCAACAGACTAGTctaaaaatttttacattatttttgttactctATAGTTTGCAAATGGTCAATATGTGCATATACTTTTACCAGATGGCCAAGGATAAAGAAAGTGAT atTGTGTCAACGTCTGAAGTATTAATACCTACTATTATGATGCTAGTATTATGCATTGTTCATTCCCACATTGTATCTACTCATACAGGACCATCGATATCTGATGGACAAAGTAAACAAAGAATAGTGAGACGATCGCGGCATGCTAGGTGTCGATTGGGAAAATCAAGGACAAGACAAAACTtac gTTTGCATGAAGATTCCAAATCGTCTCAAGATACCGCTTCTGAGAAAGCTAGTACAGTAAATGGTGAAGTCTTAACTTCTGTGCGGTTTGCTAAAAAAGTTGTAATTGAAAACTCTTTGACTGCTAGTCGATCTCAA GAATTTGTGACTGCTCAAGCACCCTGTGATAACGAACTAATAAGTTCATCTGTGAGTAATCCTCTTCCAATAAATGAAGCTTCAACTAGTCATACTCCATCAA ttcaaaatacaaaaaatgtacacCTAGATGATGATGGATTCGAaagtttaaatggaaatgtatCGAGCGATAATGATAAAGGTATCGCGCGAGCAACAACGGAGAAGTCTAAACAAAAGAGAGatgtattacataaaaataacgaagacTGTAATCTTCGATTAGAAGGCTCTACTactcaacaaattttattacagcCTAAATTTTCAG CCCTTGAGTTATCAAAAACTGAAGATATTTCTTCAAAGAGCGATGGGGAAACTTCTAATAAAGTG GATAAGGATCACAGTCCCGTAGCAATCGGTCCAAGAAAATCCCGACAACAATGCGAAAGTGAGGAGGAAGGAGAATGCGAGGAAACTGCCACGCATCATTTAACAGAGGCTACGACATCTGCTACTGAGTGGATGGGAGTAACTACAAACAGTGATGATTGTAGTTACAG TTCAGAACTTGAGGAATCCGATTTGCATAGCGAGactaacaaaaattatggGGAGTTCGTGGAGCATCCCTTTTCTTGGGAATTTGAATTACCGCCCTCCATAATGCTTAGTTCTAGTTGCGCTTCGTATGATCGTG TTTCGTGCGCTATATGGACACGTCGTGATATAAAAAAAGCTGAACTATCCGTATTGGACATTAGTTCAGCGATTATCGCCAGAGTAGAGTCAATGCCTGAgagtatgaattatttttacggtGGCCTAATCCTTAGCGTAGTGTTAGCGCTAATACCATCCATTAAACGATTGAACGATCACGTTGGAATGGACAATAGCAGTAATATAACCAGTTCCTTCATACCAAACGACTTAACTTACGTCAATTTGGAAACTTACAGTGATATCATATGTAAAGTGATAGGTTTGGCATTTGGAACGACGCTTTG GGAACGTATAGTAGTGCTTATATCGGCATTCGAGAGGCTAATGTTgtcttgtttattattttttttattagcggTCGCAGAACGTACTTACAAGCAACGACTCTTGTACGCTAAGTTGTTCTCGCATCTGACGTCGTCGAGACGCGCAAGAAAATCAGATTTGCCGCACTTTCGATTGAACAAAGTGCGAAACATAAAGTTGTGGTTGAGCGTTAGATCTTATTTGAAA AGAAGAGGGCCACAACGTTCCGTAGACGTAATAGTATCAGCAGTATTCATCGTTACGTTGTTACTGTTGTCATTTGTGAGCTTAGAGTTAATTAAG GATCTTGAAAGTTTACATTCCCGGTATAACGTTGAAGCGCTGTTTTGGAGCTTCTCCCTtggtatatttatattgcGTTTTATGACGCTGggtactaaaattaataaaaaatatagaaatctCTCAGTCTTGATAACCGAGCAG attaatttatatttacaaatagaaCAAAAACCGCATAAAAAGGAAGAGCTTATGGTAGCGAATAATGTACTCAAATTAGCAGCAGACTTGATAAAG GAACTTGAAAGTCCATTTAAAATATCTGGTTTATCTGCTAATCCCTACTTGTATACAATTACAAAAGTGGTATTACTATCTGCACTTTCAGGGGTGCTTTCAGAACTGCTTGGATTCAAGCTTAAGTTAcataagataaaaataaaataa
- the LOC128879293 gene encoding ER degradation-enhancing alpha-mannosidase-like protein 2, with the protein MSVLGIGLLFGLLCLVNGLREYEKKDLISLREEVRSMFDHAYSSYLTYAYPYDELRSLSCDGFDTWGSFSLTLIDALDTLAVMGNYSEFRRVAAIISARANFEANINVSVFETNIRVVGGLLSAHLLSRKAGIDLEPGWPCNGPLLRLAEDMAKRLIAAFDTPTGMPYGTVNLKYGVPEGETSITCTAGIGTFLLEFGTLSRLTGDPLYEEIAMNAIKALHYYKSNIGLVGNHVDVLTGHWTAQDSGIGAGVDSYFEYLAKGALLFQNPLLATIFHEHKAAIEKYVRRDDWHLWVSMTKGQVTLPVFQSLDAYWPGVLSLFGEIGDAMRSVHNYHRVWKQFGFTPEFYNIPQAEAGTNREGYPLRPELIESVMYLYRATGDPYLIQVGVDILRSLQHSAKTMCGYATINDVRDHRKADRMESFFLAETTKYLYLLFDLDNFIHNNGQKGEVIQTQWGQCVVDAGGYIFNTEAHPIDPGALYCCRRNENLFPDQKAKLWKFVPVNNEKEEENTEHGIPYQDDVKDNDNDKQLVKIVKLSEMRHTFTNDGENNLNTNPINSVQPINDKTDEITTEENKLSTNDPVPESLKVQVVAPPSVLYKADDSESIDTFEASTDGHYSAPAIRNRTKSFKQTATKTIRFEPQILLESVRKRNLYPTNVSARLNYQILSCQSQSFLQRISIMGEFF; encoded by the coding sequence ATGTCTGTCCTCGGTATAGGGTTACTTTTTGGCCTTTTATGCTTGGTAAATGGGTTACGTGAGTacgaaaagaaagatttaATCAGTTTAAGAGAAGAAGTACGATCCATGTTCGATCACGCTTATTCGAGTTACTTAACCTACGCTTACCCTTACGACGAGCTGCGATCGTTGAGTTGCGATGGATTCGACACATGGGGTAGTTTCTCCTTGACGCTTATAGACGCATTAGACACCCTTGCTGTAATGGGCAATTATTCAGAATTTCGACGTGTAGCAGCGATCATAAGCGCCagagcaaactttgaagcgaaCATAAATGTATCTGTATTTGAGACTAATATACGAGTAGTCGGGGGATTGCTCAGTGCTCATCTTCTGTCTCGTAAAGCAGGCATAGATCTGGAACCAGGATGGCCCTGCAATGGCCCGCTATTGCGCCTTGCTGAAGATATGGCAAAACGGTTGATCGCAGCTTTTGATACTCCAACAGGAATGCCATATGGTACAGTCAATTTGAAGTATGGAGTGCCCGAAGGTGAAACAAGCATTACATGCACTGCTGGCATTGGTACATTTTTGTTAGAATTCGGGACTTTGTCCAGATTGACTGGAGATCCATTGTACGAAGAAATAGCTATGAATGCTATTAAAGCATTgcattattataaatcaaatattggATTAGTTGGTAACCATGTCGATGTATTAACTGGACATTGGACAGCTCAAGATTCTGGAATTGGTGCGGGTGTTGATTcctattttgaatatttggcAAAGGGTGCCTTACTGTTTCAAAATCCACTGCTagcaacaatttttcatgaacACAAAGCTGCCATAGAGAAATATGTTCGTAGAGATGATTGGCACTTGTGGGTTTCCATGACTAAAGGTCAAGTGACCTTGCCAGTATTCCAATCTCTGGATGCTTATTGGCCTGGGGTACTGAGTCTCTTTGGCGAAATTGGAGATGCTATGAGATCAGTACATAATTATCATCGTGTTTGGAAACAATTTGGATTTACACcagaattttataacattCCACAAGCAGAAGCAGGCACTAATAGGGAAGGGTATCCCTTGAGACCAGAGCTCATAGAATCagttatgtatttatatagaGCAACAGGTGATCCTTATTTAATACAAGTAGGAGTGGACATATTAAGAAGTCTACAGCACAGCGCCAAAACTATGTGCGGATATGCAACAATCAATGATGTCAGGGACCATAGAAAGGCAGACAGAATGGAATCTTTTTTCTTGGCAGAGACAACAAAATATCTTTATCTACTCTTTGATCTCGATAACTTTATTCATAACAATGGCCAGAAAGGAGAAGTTATTCAGACTCAGTGGGGCCAATGTGTTGTAGACGCAGGTGGTTACATTTTCAATACAGAAGCACACCCGATAGACCCTGGAGCACTGTATTGTTGtcgtagaaatgaaaatttgttcccAGATCAGAAGgcaaaattatggaaatttgttcctgttaataatgaaaaagaagaggaaaataCAGAGCACGGTATACCGTATCAAGATGATGTCAaagataacgataacgataagcAATTGGTTAAAATCGTTAAATTATCTGAAATGCGACATACTTTTACAAACGATGGAGAAAACAATCTTAATACAAATCCAATCAATTCTGTTCAGCCTATAAACGATAAGACTGATGAAATTAcaacagaagaaaataaattaagtacAAATGATCCAGTCCCAGAATCATTGAAAGTACAAGTTGTCGCGCCTCCCTCGGTACTTTACAAAGCTGACGATAGCGAAAGTATCGATACTTTCGAGGCATCTACCGATGGACACTATTCTGCCCCTGCTATAAGGAATCGTACGAAATCGTTTAAACAGACTGCTACGAAAACAATACGATTCGAACCGCAAATTCTACTAGAGAGTGTCAGAAAGAGGAATTTATATCCTACAAATGTTTCTGCAAGACTGAATTATCAGATTTTGTCTTGTCAATCTCAATCATTCCTGCAACGTATATCTATTATgggagaatttttttaa
- the LOC128879295 gene encoding DNA-directed RNA polymerase III subunit RPC10: MLMFCPTCGNMLHVEEALSGLRFACNTCPYVFNIARRVSSRTYPKLKEVDDVLGGSAAWENVDSTEERCPKCSHPRAYFMQIQTRSADEPMTTFYKCCNPPCGHNWRD, translated from the coding sequence ATGTTGATGTTCTGTCCAACCTGTGGCAACATGCTTCATGTAGAAGAAGCTTTGTCAGGTTTACGTTTCGCTTGCAACACGTGCccttatgtatttaatatcgCGAGGAGAGTTAGCAGCCGTACGTATCCGAAGTTGAAGGAAGTGGACGACGTGTTAGGTGGAAGTGCAGCTTGGGAAAACGTAGATTCCACGGAGGAACGGTGCCCAAAGTGCTCTCATCCTCGGGCATATTTCATGCAAATTCAGACAAGGTCTGCTGACGAACCTATGACAACGTTTTACAAATGCTGCAATCCTCCATGTGGTCACAATTGGCGAGACTAA
- the LOC128879920 gene encoding threonylcarbamoyl-AMP synthase — protein MNAAMEQLQYVESSEKHWICKGKRSLAIAATLLNRNEIVAIPTDTVYGLAGIINNTESIKKLYEIKGRNEKKPISISVSSVADIKHWGYTDHLPPNLLPAILPGPYTVVLERTPDLNPFLNPGISTVGIRVPKFKFINCLSNIVGPLALTSANLSNEPSCLNANEFEILWPKLGGIFYDSRLSSTIREVLRKGSTIVDLTCPYQYRIIRKGVGMPFLTNMLSIYGLKMVCD, from the coding sequence ATGAATGCAGCCATGGAACAACTACAATACGTAGAATCATCTGAAAAACATTGGATCTGTAAAGGGAAAAGAAGCTTAGCAATAGCAGCTACGTTACttaatcgaaatgaaattgtagCGATTCCAACGGATACGGTATACGGCCTTGCTGGTATCATAAATAATACTGAATCTATCAAAAAGCTGTACGAGATAAAAGGACGTAACGAAAAGAAACCAATATCTATCTCAGTTAGTTCTGTGGCGGATATAAAACACTGGGGTTATACGGATCATTTACCACCTAATTTATTACCAGCGATATTACCTGGGCCATATACAGTTGTTTTGGAACGGACACCTGATTTAAATCCTTTTTTGAATCCAGGAATTTCTACCGTGGGCATAAGAGTTCCAAAGTTCAAGTTTATAAACTGTCTTTCAAACATTGTTGGACCATTAGCACTAACAAGTGCTAATTTAAGTAACGAACCAAGTTGTTTGAATGCtaatgaatttgaaatattgtgGCCAAAGTTGGGAGGAATATTCTATGATTCAAGACTATCAAGTACCATCCGCGAAGTATTGAGAAAAGGGTCCACAATAGTTGATTTAACTTGTCCATATCAGTACAGAATTATACGCAAAGGAGTTGGAATGCCCTTTCTAACTAATATGTTAAGTATTTATGGACTAAAAATGGTTTGTGATTAA